In Puntigrus tetrazona isolate hp1 chromosome 24, ASM1883169v1, whole genome shotgun sequence, a genomic segment contains:
- the LOC122329916 gene encoding uncharacterized protein LOC122329916, with protein sequence MAGLDKELLKITELIEKSTIIEERNPARYRLKLITHDLAPSDPYRKMTFGERDLKKPHKILLMVGETGTGKTTLINAVVNYMLGVKREDKVWFEITDDQGHQKSVHSQTSIITVYGFYLKESETDLTIIDTPGYGETRGVDLDKKIAISLHSLSKSAEGVREIHAVCLVIKATQNKLSDRQQYIFDAVLSLFGKDVAENIVLLFTHSNGAPPKNALKAVKRAKIKCAVNEKKKPAYFLFDNCQSEVFEEEYEKMHEKSWDLSHSGITEFFKFLENMKPKTLHMTQEVLKKRKQLEANVSNLQLRIEAMDQKQNELKETQEALEKNRKYVEDNNDFEYEVEVSYKEKVPISLEFWHLTKEATCCSVCEENCHYPGCWWVINLSWCSVMRKNHCTVCTKRCHYSKHVKEAKIYEAKTRTEKRTYEDLKKEYEGKIGDDVSLVKKLEEELHELEKEKIMLLNEAYYSVETLETIALNTDSLLTLLHIDFLIVKLKEINEPQKAETLENIKKRAGEDNADGLNYIKGLQQK encoded by the coding sequence ATGGCAGGTTTAGACAAAGAGTTGTTGAAAATCACTGAACTCATCGAGAAAAGCACCATAATTGAAGAAAGAAATCCTGCCCGATACCGTCTAAAACTGATTACACATGATTTGGCTCCGTCGGACCCATACAGAAAAATGACCTTTGGGGAGAGAGACTTGAAGAAACCTCATAAAATCCTTCTGATGGTTGGAGaaacaggaacaggaaaaaCAACCCTCATCAATGCTGTAGTCAACTACATGTTGGGCGTAAAGAGAGAAGACAAGGTTTGGTTTGAGATTACAGATGATCAGGGTCACCAAAAGTCAGTGCACAGTCAGACCTCCATCATCACCGTTTATGGGTTTTATCTAAAAGAGAGTGAAACCGATTTAACAATCATTGACACGCCGGGATATGGAGAAACTAGAGGAGTTGACCTTGATAAGAAGATTGCCATAAGTTTACACAGCCTGAGTAAATCAGCAGAAGGGGTTCGTGAAATACATGCTGTGTGTCTGGTGATTAAAGCAACGCAAAATAAACTCTCGGACAGACAGCAATATATATTTGATGCTGTCCTTTCTTTATTTGGAAAAGATGTTGCTGAAAACATCGTCTTGCTCTTCACACACTCAAACGGAGCTCCACCAAAAAATGCGCTGAAGGCCGTTAAAAGAGCTAAAATCAAGTGCGCGGTAAACGAAAAGAAGAAGCCGGCGTATTTCCTGTTTGACAACTGTCAGTCAGAAGTCTTTGAGGAAGAGTATGAAAAGATGCACGAAAAATCATGGGATCTCAGTCATAGTggaattacagaattttttaagtttcttgAAAACATGAAACCAAAAACCTTACACATGACTCAAGAGGTTTTGAAGAAGCGGAAGCAGCTGGAGGCGAATGTCTCCAATCTACAGCTGCGTATTGAAGCGATGGACCAAAAGCAAAATGAGCTGAAAGAAACTCAAGAAGCTCTGGAGAAGAACAGGAAATATGTAGAAGATAATAATGACTTTGAGTATGAAGTTGAAGTTTCATATAAGGAGAAGGTTCCTATCAGTTTAGAATTTTGGCACTTGACTAAAGAGGCGACCTGCTGCAGCGTCTGTGAGGAGAACTGTCATTACCCAGGATGCTGGTGGGTCATAAATCTCTCATGGTGTAGCGTGATGAGAAAGAATCACTGTACAGTGTGCACTAAAAGATGCCACTACAGCAAACACGTCAAAGAAGCCAAAATATACGAGGCAAAGACAAGGACAGAGAAGAGGACGTATGAAGATTTAAAGAAGGAATATGAAGGTAAGATCGGAGACGATGTGTCTTTGGTGAAGAAACTGGAAGAAGAACTGCATGaattagaaaaagagaaaataatgctgttaaatgaagCGTATTACTCTGTGGAAACTCTGGAGACCATCGCGCTCAACACTGACTCTCTGCTCACACTCCTGCACATTGACTTTCTGATTGTGAAGTTGAAGGAAATCAACGAGCCTCAAAAGGCCGAAACACTGGAGAACATCAAGAAGAGAGCGGGAGAAGACAACGCTGATGGATTGAATTACATAAAAGGACTTCagcaaaaataa
- the LOC122329913 gene encoding uncharacterized protein LOC122329913 isoform X4 has protein sequence MDPVGVNSIETAALGRPFQLGMLYDCRRDALVPGIRLWTKEQLQQNITTNTQINTVFTVSASDSIEDKSKLLNIDGCLKLSLIGGLLNVAGAANFLKDTKKSFNQQRLTLHYHSTTKFEELIMNHVPSGEMAHYDNDVATHVVTAVLYGADACFVFDREVSSDENKMEIAGEVKAALEQLKGISSAGIDANMKLNRDKKTAVQKFNCTFYGDFQLSCNPTTFEDAMKVFEELPTLLGENKERAVPLRVWLYPLDKLFSRAVKFQHEISTALSADIESVIESLSTAEMKCSDLLTDTPALTFTAFHDKINDMKKNCYQCRLSLIKKLGSLLPKIRGKFIEDSALIDLLNDHEESPFERSSLEQWLNEKEEESEIMKALLAQLKVSGAMVEINLNKNLMDLEVQHLVSYTFTSLGWPDVLLSEQKSYLSSSAKGKNKEKSAESKPKTWLATEIQKAMRNNLRVFKSLIAKLGKSATFIVASKEIENNPGSCILLFENESNEAVCFTPPSKPDCPTAEDVRSRQVVFKVSPACPATEELRLMYKMKEEADWRSQTVSKNQNTVTLTDLRPDTEYSIKCAAVGKLNYTVESDVMRLTVINQHLIKAKESAIENLSWTESKCSLLLANTNETTFTALYKKIQEMQQSCETYRQDFSERIKSAIQSIKACEKESSALKDLLQAHDESPFNEKSLKEWIAVKEKESNTVNEFLQQLQGLGAEVNGSLDSYLSDIQVENVFCFAFSSLGEPDELLAEQENYTNAQTTRNPKETPAVASRSWLTGGVREKMREDLKAFKELMTAHGKQSTKFMVSTKDHQKHPGSCILVYGNGCNEEVCFIPPSKPESPVTEDVQSKQVMLKVSPGCSATEELRLMYKMKEEADWRSQTVWKNQNTVTLTDLRPDTEYSIKCAAVGKLNYTVESDVTSVITKANRQQDANKTPTLCNMAKPKIQRPWSKEKHYELIEKSTIIEERNPARYRLKLITHDLDPSEPYRKMTFGERDLKKPHKTILMVGETGTGKTTLINAVVNYMLGVKREDKVWFEITDDEDHSSTAFITVYGVYDQKIPEDLTIIDTPGYGNAHGINSDKELAVNLLRLFQNEIDEVDAVCLVIDASQTRLSDRQIYIFDAVQSLFGRDVAENIVLLFTHSTGAHPKNVLMTIEAAKVKCAVNDKMKPVHFLFDNCQSTPFDERYETIQEQSWKLSHNGMMSFFKFLENIQPKPLKTTRDVFQKRKQLEANISRLKQENCTKSEKIKLLSEAYYSVETLETIALNTDSLLTLLHIDFLIVKLKEINEPQKAETLENIKKRAGEEITGALGYIKCFIKRFSSMKSQ, from the exons ATGGATCCAGTGGGAGTGAATTCAATAGAGACTGCAGCTCTAGGAAGACCCTTCCAGCTGGGGATGCTGTACGACTGCAGGAGAGATGCTCTAGTACCAG GAATCAGGCTTTGGACTAAAGAGCAGCTGCAGCAGAACATAACCACTAATACACAAATTAATACAGTTTTCACAGTCAGTGCTTCAGACTCAATCGAGGACAAATCTAAACTGCTGAACATTGACGGCTGTCTGAAACTGAGTCTTATAGGTGGGCTCCTCAATGTGGCCGGAGCGGCCAATTTTCTCAAAGACACCAAGAAATCATTCAATCAACAGAGACTGACGTTACATTATCATTCAACCACTAAGTTCGAGGAACTGATCATGAACCACGTTCCTTCTGGAGAAATGGCTCATTATGACAATGATGTAGCCACGCATGTAGTGACTGCAGTGCTGTATGGAGCAGACGCCTGCTTTGTGTTTGATAGAGAAGTTTCAtcagatgaaaacaaaatggagATAGCCGGAGAGGTTAAAGCTGCCCTGGAGCAGCTGAAAGGCATTTCGTCTGCGGGCATTGATGCAAATATGAAACTGAATCGCGATAAAAAGACCGCTGTCCAAAAATTCAACTGCACGTTTTACGGCGACTTCCAGCTATCATGTAATCCCACCACTTTTGAAGATGCTATGAAGGTTTTTGAAGAGCTTCCCACACTGCTAGGAGAAAATAAAGAACGCGCGGTGCCTCTGAGAGTTTGGCTTTATCCTTTGGACAAACTTTTCTCAAGAGCTGTAAAGTTTCAGCATGAAATCAGCACAGCTCTAAGCGCAGACATCGAATCTGTAATCGAGAGTTTAAGTACGGCTGAGATGAAATGCAGCGATCTTCTGACAGACACGCCTGCTTTGACCTTTACCGCATTTCACGACAAAATCAACGACATGAAGAAAAACTGCTACCAGTGCAGGCTGAGTCTCATAAAGAAGCTCGGCTCTCTTTTACCAAAGATCAGAGGAAAGTTTATAGAGGATTCAGCCTTGATCGATCTGCTAAATGATCACGAGGAATCTCCGTTTGAAAGAAGCTCTCTCGAACAATGGCTGAACGAGAAAGAGGAAGAATCTGAAATCATGAAAGCGCTGCTCGCGCAACTAAAGGTTTCAGGAGCGATGGTGGAAATCAACCTCAATAAAAATTTAATGGATTTGGAAGTTCAACATTTGGTCAGCTACACGTTCACATCACTGGGCTGGCCAGACGTGCTGCTATCTGAACAAAAGTCCTACCTGAGCTCCTCggcaaaaggaaaaaataaagagaaaagcgCTGAATCCAAACCCAAGACTTGGCTCGCGACTGAAATCCAAAAGGCCATGaggaacaacttgagggtgtTCAAAAGCTTGATCGCAAAACTCGGCAAATCAGCCACATTTATTGTTGCGTCAAAGGAAATTGAAAATAATCCGGGTTCCTGTATACttctgtttgaaaatgaatcCAATGAAGCCGTTTGCTTCACTCCTCCGTCGAAACCAGACTGTCCGACTGCTGAAGATGTCAGAAGTAGGCAAGTGGTGTTCAAAGTGTCTCCAGCGTGTCCGGCTACAGAGGAGCTCAgattaatgtataaaatgaagGAGGAGGCAGACTGGAGATCTCAAACTGTGTCGAAGAACCAGAACACAGTGACTCTGACTGATCTCAGACCAGATACTGAATACAGTATTAAATGCGCAGCGGTGGGAAAACTCAACTACACCGTAGAGAGTGATGTGATGCGCCTCACAGTCATAAACCAGCATCTCATCAAAGCCAAAGAGTCTGCGATTGAAAATCTCAGTTGGACTGAAAGCAAGTGCAGTTTACTTTTGGCAAACACCAACGAAACGACCTTTACTGCACTTTATAAGAAAATACAAGAAATGCAGCAAAGCTGTGAAACGTACAGACAAGATTTCAGTGAGCGGATTAAATCTGCGATCCAGTCGATTAAAGCTTGTGAGAAAGAGTCTAGTGCTCTGAAGGATCTTCTGCAAGCTCACGACGAGTCTCCATTTAATGAGAAGAGTCTAAAAGAGTGGATCGcagtgaaagaaaaagaatcgAACACCGTTAATGAGTTCCTTCAGCAGCTACAGGGTCTTGGAGCCGAGGTGAACGGAAGCTTAGACTCGTATCTGTCAGATATTCAGGTGGAGAATGTGTTTTGTTTCGCTTTCAGCTCTCTCGGGGAGCCGGATGAGTTACTCGCTGAGCAAGAAAATTACACGAATGCTCAAACAACGAGAAACCCGAAGGAGACACCTGCTGTAGCATCTCGATCGTGGCTCACTGGAGGCGTCAGGGAGAAGATGAGAGAAGATCTGAAAGCATTTAAAGAGCTGATGACGGCACACGGCAAGCAAAGCACTAAATTTATGGTTTCCACGAAAGACCACCAAAAGCATCCAGGTTCCTGTATTCTTGTGTACGGAAATGGATGCAATGAGGAGGTTTGCTTCATTCCTCCATCAAAACCAGAAAGTCCAGTCACTGAAGATGTCCAAAGTAAGCAAGTAATGCTAAAAGTGTCTCCAGGGTGTTCTGCTACAGAGGAGCTCAgattaatgtataaaatgaagGAGGAGGCAGACTGGAGATCTCAAACTGTGTGGAAGAACCAGAACACAGTGACTCTGACTGATCTCAGACCAGATACTGAATACAGTATTAAATGCGCAGCGGTGGGAAAACTCAACTACACCGTAGAATCCGATGTCACTTCAGTTATCACAAAG GCAAATCGCCAACAAGACGCCAACAAGACGCCAACACTATGTAATATGGCGAAGCCAaaaatccagaggccctggtcgaag GAAAAACATTACGAGCTCATCGAGAAAAGCACCATAATTGAAGAAAGAAATCCTGCCCGATACCGTCTAAAACTGATTACACATGATTTGGACCCGTCTGAACCATACAGAAAAATGACCTTTGGTGAGAGAGACTTGAAGAAACCTCATAAAACCATTCTGATGGTTGGAGaaacaggaacaggaaaaaCAACCCTCATCAATGCTGTAGTCAACTACATGTTGGGCGTAAAGAGAGAAGACAAGGTTTGGTTTGAGATCACAGATGATGAAGATCACAGCTCGACAGCCTTCATCACTGTTTATGGTGTTTATGACCAAAAGATTCCAGAAGATTTAACAATCATTGACACGCCAGGATATGGAAATGCCCACGGTATCAACTCTGACAAAGAGCTTGCCGTGAACTTGCTTCGCTTGTTTCAAAACGAAATAGATGAAGTAGATGCAGTGTGTTTAGTTATTGACGCATCTCAAACCCGACTCTCCGACAGACAAATCTACATATTTGATGCAGTGCAGTCTTTATTTGGAAGAGATGTTGCTGAAAACATCGTCTTGCTCTTCACACACTCAACAGGAGCTCACCCTAAAAATGTCCTCATGACTATCGAGGCGGCTAAAGTCAAGTGTGCGGTAAATGACAAGATGAAGCCGGTGCATTTCCTGTTTGACAACTGTCAGTCAACACCCTTTGACGAAAGATATGAAACCATCCAGGAGCAATCATGGAAACTCAGTCACAATGGAATGATGAGCTTTTTCAAGTTTCTAGAAAACATACAACCAAAGCCCTTGAAGACGACTCGAGATGTTTTTCAGAAACGGAAGCAGCTGGAAGCGAATATATCCCGACTTAAGCAAGAAAATTGTACAAAATCTGAGAAAATAAAGCTGTTAAGTGAAGCGTATTACTCTGTGGAAACTCTGGAGACCATCGCGCTCAACACTGACTCTCTGCTCACACTCCTGCACATTGACTTTCTGATTGTGAAGTTGAAGGAAATCAACGAGCCTCAAAAGGCCGAAACACTGGAGAACATCAAGAAGAGAGCGGGAGAAGAAATTACTGGAGCACTGGGAtac
- the LOC122329913 gene encoding uncharacterized protein LOC122329913 isoform X5, producing MDPVGVNSIETAALGRPFQLGMLYDCRRDALVPGIRLWTKEQLQQNITTNTQINTVFTVSASDSIEDKSKLLNIDGCLKLSLIGGLLNVAGAANFLKDTKKSFNQQRLTLHYHSTTKFEELIMNHVPSGEMAHYDNDVATHVVTAVLYGADACFVFDREVSSDENKMEIAGEVKAALEQLKGISSAGIDANMKLNRDKKTAVQKFNCTFYGDFQLSCNPTTFEDAMKVFEELPTLLGENKERAVPLRVWLYPLDKLFSRAVKFQHEISTALSADIESVIESLSTAEMKCSDLLTDTPALTFTAFHDKINDMKKNCYQCRLSLIKKLGSLLPKIRGKFIEDSALIDLLNDHEESPFERSSLEQWLNEKEEESEIMKALLAQLKVSGAMVEINLNKNLMDLEVQHLVSYTFTSLGWPDVLLSEQKSYLSSSAKGKNKEKSAESKPKTWLATEIQKAMRNNLRVFKSLIAKLGKSATFIVASKEIENNPGSCILLFENESNEAVCFTPPSKPDCPTAEDVRSRQVVFKVSPACPATEELRLMYKMKEEADWRSQTVSKNQNTVTLTDLRPDTEYSIKCAAVGKLNYTVESDVMRLTVINQHLIKAKESAIENLSWTESKCSLLLANTNETTFTALYKKIQEMQQSCETYRQDFSERIKSAIQSIKACEKESSALKDLLQAHDESPFNEKSLKEWIAVKEKESNTVNEFLQQLQGLGAEVNGSLDSYLSDIQVENVFCFAFSSLGEPDELLAEQENYTNAQTTRNPKETPAVASRSWLTGGVREKMREDLKAFKELMTAHGKQSTKFMVSTKDHQKHPGSCILVYGNGCNEEVCFIPPSKPESPVTEDVQSKQVMLKVSPGCSATEELRLMYKMKEEADWRSQTVWKNQNTVTLTDLRPDTEYSIKCAAVGKLNYTVESDVTSVITKANRQQDANKTPTLCNMAKPKIQRPWSKEKHYELIEKSTIIEERNPARYRLKLITHDLDPSEPYRKMTFGERDLKKPHKTILMVGETGTGKTTLINAVVNYMLGVKREDKVWFEITDDEDHSSTAFITVYGVYDQKIPEDLTIIDTPGYGNAHGINSDKELAVNLLRLFQNEIDEVDAVCLVIDASQTRLSDRQIYIFDAVQSLFGRDVAENIVLLFTHSTGAHPKNVLMTIEAAKVKCAVNDKMKPVHFLFDNCQSTPFDERYETIQEQSWKLSHNGMMSFFKFLENIQPKPLKTTRDVFQKRKQLEANISRLKQENCTKSEKIKLLSEAYYSVETLETIALNTDSLLTLLHIDFLIVKLKEINEPQKAETLENIKKRAGEENTGALGYIKCFIKRFSSMKSQ from the exons ATGGATCCAGTGGGAGTGAATTCAATAGAGACTGCAGCTCTAGGAAGACCCTTCCAGCTGGGGATGCTGTACGACTGCAGGAGAGATGCTCTAGTACCAG GAATCAGGCTTTGGACTAAAGAGCAGCTGCAGCAGAACATAACCACTAATACACAAATTAATACAGTTTTCACAGTCAGTGCTTCAGACTCAATCGAGGACAAATCTAAACTGCTGAACATTGACGGCTGTCTGAAACTGAGTCTTATAGGTGGGCTCCTCAATGTGGCCGGAGCGGCCAATTTTCTCAAAGACACCAAGAAATCATTCAATCAACAGAGACTGACGTTACATTATCATTCAACCACTAAGTTCGAGGAACTGATCATGAACCACGTTCCTTCTGGAGAAATGGCTCATTATGACAATGATGTAGCCACGCATGTAGTGACTGCAGTGCTGTATGGAGCAGACGCCTGCTTTGTGTTTGATAGAGAAGTTTCAtcagatgaaaacaaaatggagATAGCCGGAGAGGTTAAAGCTGCCCTGGAGCAGCTGAAAGGCATTTCGTCTGCGGGCATTGATGCAAATATGAAACTGAATCGCGATAAAAAGACCGCTGTCCAAAAATTCAACTGCACGTTTTACGGCGACTTCCAGCTATCATGTAATCCCACCACTTTTGAAGATGCTATGAAGGTTTTTGAAGAGCTTCCCACACTGCTAGGAGAAAATAAAGAACGCGCGGTGCCTCTGAGAGTTTGGCTTTATCCTTTGGACAAACTTTTCTCAAGAGCTGTAAAGTTTCAGCATGAAATCAGCACAGCTCTAAGCGCAGACATCGAATCTGTAATCGAGAGTTTAAGTACGGCTGAGATGAAATGCAGCGATCTTCTGACAGACACGCCTGCTTTGACCTTTACCGCATTTCACGACAAAATCAACGACATGAAGAAAAACTGCTACCAGTGCAGGCTGAGTCTCATAAAGAAGCTCGGCTCTCTTTTACCAAAGATCAGAGGAAAGTTTATAGAGGATTCAGCCTTGATCGATCTGCTAAATGATCACGAGGAATCTCCGTTTGAAAGAAGCTCTCTCGAACAATGGCTGAACGAGAAAGAGGAAGAATCTGAAATCATGAAAGCGCTGCTCGCGCAACTAAAGGTTTCAGGAGCGATGGTGGAAATCAACCTCAATAAAAATTTAATGGATTTGGAAGTTCAACATTTGGTCAGCTACACGTTCACATCACTGGGCTGGCCAGACGTGCTGCTATCTGAACAAAAGTCCTACCTGAGCTCCTCggcaaaaggaaaaaataaagagaaaagcgCTGAATCCAAACCCAAGACTTGGCTCGCGACTGAAATCCAAAAGGCCATGaggaacaacttgagggtgtTCAAAAGCTTGATCGCAAAACTCGGCAAATCAGCCACATTTATTGTTGCGTCAAAGGAAATTGAAAATAATCCGGGTTCCTGTATACttctgtttgaaaatgaatcCAATGAAGCCGTTTGCTTCACTCCTCCGTCGAAACCAGACTGTCCGACTGCTGAAGATGTCAGAAGTAGGCAAGTGGTGTTCAAAGTGTCTCCAGCGTGTCCGGCTACAGAGGAGCTCAgattaatgtataaaatgaagGAGGAGGCAGACTGGAGATCTCAAACTGTGTCGAAGAACCAGAACACAGTGACTCTGACTGATCTCAGACCAGATACTGAATACAGTATTAAATGCGCAGCGGTGGGAAAACTCAACTACACCGTAGAGAGTGATGTGATGCGCCTCACAGTCATAAACCAGCATCTCATCAAAGCCAAAGAGTCTGCGATTGAAAATCTCAGTTGGACTGAAAGCAAGTGCAGTTTACTTTTGGCAAACACCAACGAAACGACCTTTACTGCACTTTATAAGAAAATACAAGAAATGCAGCAAAGCTGTGAAACGTACAGACAAGATTTCAGTGAGCGGATTAAATCTGCGATCCAGTCGATTAAAGCTTGTGAGAAAGAGTCTAGTGCTCTGAAGGATCTTCTGCAAGCTCACGACGAGTCTCCATTTAATGAGAAGAGTCTAAAAGAGTGGATCGcagtgaaagaaaaagaatcgAACACCGTTAATGAGTTCCTTCAGCAGCTACAGGGTCTTGGAGCCGAGGTGAACGGAAGCTTAGACTCGTATCTGTCAGATATTCAGGTGGAGAATGTGTTTTGTTTCGCTTTCAGCTCTCTCGGGGAGCCGGATGAGTTACTCGCTGAGCAAGAAAATTACACGAATGCTCAAACAACGAGAAACCCGAAGGAGACACCTGCTGTAGCATCTCGATCGTGGCTCACTGGAGGCGTCAGGGAGAAGATGAGAGAAGATCTGAAAGCATTTAAAGAGCTGATGACGGCACACGGCAAGCAAAGCACTAAATTTATGGTTTCCACGAAAGACCACCAAAAGCATCCAGGTTCCTGTATTCTTGTGTACGGAAATGGATGCAATGAGGAGGTTTGCTTCATTCCTCCATCAAAACCAGAAAGTCCAGTCACTGAAGATGTCCAAAGTAAGCAAGTAATGCTAAAAGTGTCTCCAGGGTGTTCTGCTACAGAGGAGCTCAgattaatgtataaaatgaagGAGGAGGCAGACTGGAGATCTCAAACTGTGTGGAAGAACCAGAACACAGTGACTCTGACTGATCTCAGACCAGATACTGAATACAGTATTAAATGCGCAGCGGTGGGAAAACTCAACTACACCGTAGAATCCGATGTCACTTCAGTTATCACAAAG GCAAATCGCCAACAAGACGCCAACAAGACGCCAACACTATGTAATATGGCGAAGCCAaaaatccagaggccctggtcgaag GAAAAACATTACGAGCTCATCGAGAAAAGCACCATAATTGAAGAAAGAAATCCTGCCCGATACCGTCTAAAACTGATTACACATGATTTGGACCCGTCTGAACCATACAGAAAAATGACCTTTGGTGAGAGAGACTTGAAGAAACCTCATAAAACCATTCTGATGGTTGGAGaaacaggaacaggaaaaaCAACCCTCATCAATGCTGTAGTCAACTACATGTTGGGCGTAAAGAGAGAAGACAAGGTTTGGTTTGAGATCACAGATGATGAAGATCACAGCTCGACAGCCTTCATCACTGTTTATGGTGTTTATGACCAAAAGATTCCAGAAGATTTAACAATCATTGACACGCCAGGATATGGAAATGCCCACGGTATCAACTCTGACAAAGAGCTTGCCGTGAACTTGCTTCGCTTGTTTCAAAACGAAATAGATGAAGTAGATGCAGTGTGTTTAGTTATTGACGCATCTCAAACCCGACTCTCCGACAGACAAATCTACATATTTGATGCAGTGCAGTCTTTATTTGGAAGAGATGTTGCTGAAAACATCGTCTTGCTCTTCACACACTCAACAGGAGCTCACCCTAAAAATGTCCTCATGACTATCGAGGCGGCTAAAGTCAAGTGTGCGGTAAATGACAAGATGAAGCCGGTGCATTTCCTGTTTGACAACTGTCAGTCAACACCCTTTGACGAAAGATATGAAACCATCCAGGAGCAATCATGGAAACTCAGTCACAATGGAATGATGAGCTTTTTCAAGTTTCTAGAAAACATACAACCAAAGCCCTTGAAGACGACTCGAGATGTTTTTCAGAAACGGAAGCAGCTGGAAGCGAATATATCCCGACTTAAGCAAGAAAATTGTACAAAATCTGAGAAAATAAAGCTGTTAA
- the LOC122330189 gene encoding LOW QUALITY PROTEIN: uncharacterized protein LOC122330189 (The sequence of the model RefSeq protein was modified relative to this genomic sequence to represent the inferred CDS: deleted 1 base in 1 codon): MATASGGMKRGPLRSASERMYPWTELIDGEHPGCRRPYPQDNTEQSERYRKTALGEKKKPHKTLLLAGETGAGKTTLINVMINYLLGVKREDQVWFEITDDESDRTSAESQTSIITVYGFYLQESPVHLTLIDTPGYGDTRGIDHDKEIAMSLCSLSKSAEDIEINAVCLVIKAAENRLSDRQVYIFDAVQSLFGRDKAENIVLLITHSFGVLHRNALMAVKEAKVKCAVNDKNQPVFFLFDNCQSEPADEEDGEEYGDRDQMLDHSWNRSMRGMAGFFNFFDSINPKPLKMTRDVLQQRKQLEAQMSNLKEQVEMIELKQEELKQNQAALEQNKEYVKTNKNFEYEVDVLYKERADIDPAVAKEATCCSVCEENCHYPECWWVRDLSWCSVMREKHCKVCTNRCHYSKHVKEAKIYITKTRTEKRTYEDLKKEYDGKIGDGVSLVKKLEEELHELEKKKLKLVMDAFYYVEKLEMIALNTDALITLQHIDFIIKKLKEIQEPEKADVLEGIKKRAGTEKQGALGYVSKHFLKK, encoded by the exons ATGGCAACCGCGAGCGGCGGGATGAAGAGGGGACCCTTGAGATCCGCGAGTGAGCGGATGTATCCATGGACGGAGCTTATCGACGGAGAACATCCAGGATGCAGGAGGCCGTATCC ACAAGACAATACGGAGCAGTCTGAAAGATATAGAAAAACGGCCTTGGGGGAGAAAAAGAAACCCCATAAAACCCTTCTCCTGGCTGGAGAAACTGGAGCAGGAAAAACAACCCTCATCAATGTGATGATCAACTACTTGTTGGGCGTAAAGAGAGAAGACCAGGTCTGGTTTGAGATCACGGATGATGAGAGCGACCGAACATCAGCTGAGAGTCAGACCTCCATCATCACCGTTTACGGGTTTTATCTACAAGAGAGTCCAGTCCATTTAACACTCATCGACACACCAGGATATGGAGACACCCGCGGAATCGATCATGATAAAGAGATTGCCATGAGTTTATGCAGCTTAAGTAAATCTGCAGAAGACAtcgaaataaatgcagtctgtCTGGTGATCAAAGCAGCAGAGAATCGTCTCTCCGACAGACAAGTCTACATATTTGATGCTGTTCAGTCTTTATTTGGAAGAGAT AAAGCTGAAAACATCGTCTTGCTCATCACACACTCATTTGGCGTTCTACATAGAAATGCCCTGATGGCTGTAAAAGAGGCTAAAGTCAAGTGTGCGGTAAACGACAAGAATCAGCCCGTGTTTTTCCTGTTTGACAACTGTCAGTCAGAACCTGCTGATGAAGAGGACGGTGAAGAATACGGTGACCGTGATCAAATGCTGGATCATTCATGGAATCGCAGTATGAGAGGAATGGCAggctttttcaacttttttgaCAGCATAAATCCGAAGCCCCTGAAGATGACTCGAGATGTGTTACAACAACGAAAGCAGCTGGAGGCACAGATGTCCAATCTGAAAGAACAAGTGGAAATGATAGAATTAAAGCAAGAGGAGCTGAAACAAAATCAAGCAGCTCTGGAGCAGAACAAGGAATACGTCAAAACCAATAAAAACTTTGAGTATGAAGTTGACGTGCTCTACAAAGAAAGGGCGGATATTGATCCCGCCGTAGCCAAAGAGGCGACCTGCTGCAGCGTCTGTGAGGAGAACTGTCATTACCCAGAATGCTGGTGGGTCAGAGATCTCTCATGGTGTAGCGTGATGAGAGAAAAGCACTGCAAAGTGTGCACTAATAGATGCCACTACAGCAAACACGTCAAAGaagccaaaatatatataacaaagaCAAGGACAGAGAAGAGGACGTATGAAGATTTAAAGAAGGAATATGACGGTAAGATCGGAGATGGTGTGTCGTTGGTGAAAAAACTGGAAGAAGAACTGCATGAAttagagaaaaagaaactgaaGCTGGTGATGGATGCCTTTTACTACGTGGAAAAACTGGAGATGATCGCGCTCAACACCGACGCTCTGATCACGCTCCAGCACATCGATTTCATAATCAAGAAGCTGAAGGAAATCCAAGAGCCTGAAAAGGCTGATGTCCTGGAAGGCATCAAGAAAAGAGCAGGAACAGAAAAACAAGGAGCGCTTGGATACGTCTCGAAGCATTTCCTAAAGAAGTAA